Below is a genomic region from Ziziphus jujuba cultivar Dongzao chromosome 7, ASM3175591v1.
CACAATGAACCAATGTaacatattagaaaaaaaaaaaactattgtaaaaatattttactaagatttatatttaatttttaaaaaaattttaaaaatcaatctaataataaaattattgtttccTGTAACAAAAGAAGGAGATAATAAAAAACAGTTGAAATTATCAAAAGTgctattgtttattattaaacTAACATCATTTAGAAAGTAAATTAGTAGACTATTATAGaccattcaaatttttatttttatttttttaaaaaaagttgaaattttgaattggtGAAGGGCGAATTGTTCTctctctatttatatatttattttaataggatcattttatatatttgaaatattttttgaatctctatttataaatatattttaataggaAAAGTTCTTTTGTTGTCTTgtcaaatgtttaaaaaatgcatatacaacatgatagaaaaaaaaaaaaatttgaatgttcCCGCTTTCCTTCCATGAATAATAGCAACTCATAATGAATTCAATGCGaacattcaaattcaaattcaaaaatgagAAACACAAGAGCCTTGAGCCAAAAAAATGAGAAACACAAGAGCCATCATAAAACTCATAAAAATTCCATGAGTAGGTGCATGCTTTTTTACACTTTGAGTCAactttagttttattattttatttgtttgtccACTTTCATGTGCACAACACGTCTTTTATTTGTAGAACACGTCTTGTAAATGGATCAAAAGCTTCGATGATATTTCATTGTTACGCAATTCACACGGCTTCTTTTTAGTACGCGCTTTTTCTACTGATGCCTTTGTACTTTAAAGCCGCTccgtgaagaagaagaagatgatgacggGTGGCCTCAATAAATCCTTCAATCCCTTAAATAAGCCATCCGTATAGTCCGCGGTTAGAAAATTCTGCACAAGCTTCTCTACCTTACAGAGCAAGTTCGAGCAAGTTCTTGCTACATAAAGCTCCTgtttcctaaaactatcatcatATCCAATTGCTTCTCGCTCTGCTGGCAAATTCATAAACTTTTATGGTCTTAGATTCTAAAAAATACTAAATGAACATATACTACAGTCCATTAGTGCAAAAAAATCATGTAAAAAAGTTCTAGttgtaatattaaaacaattttatataattacatCAAAGGGAATGGAACAAATGTTAGGAGCTAGTTTTTCATCATATTTGTTTACAGGAGTTGtagattcaaattttaataatccCATTTTGCACTTTAGAGTAGACTCCATTTGCCATCACACACTGTAGAGGAGAGAGATTGGAATAGCCGTGCATTAATAGGCCAAATGTTATATGGTTTTCATGAAAACTGTAAACAGCCATAAATATTAATGATCcataatttctaaattttttagcGCGATAATATCCACCAATAAActcattttttattcattaaaaaaaaaaacaattttatacaGTTCATACCTATTAAATCTACTAAAATATacttatattcttttaaaacttcaattattaagttttcattttccttttttttttaaatatatttttaaaacttctcCACTTAAAGCAGTAATCACCGCTTGTGTCTAACCACCTACGGCTTCCAAGGGAGTTACAGTAGACCCATGGCACTGCTACCACAAATAAGTTTTGCATTCTATTTActgttaattaatcaaattaattaattttacttgaAAGATTGTCCACCACGTGAAAAGGAATACTAACAGCATTAAAAAGTTGGATCTGAATTTTTAGGGGGCATACACTGACTGTATACCAACCAGAAAACATCAGCcttgaactttctttttctttaataaaagaaaacaaaacaatgttaaattttttatgttttattttttaatgaaagccAACATAAAGGGAAAGTGGTGGTCTATGGATATACGAGAACCTATTGCATCATGCCATCAACTTGCTTTAATACTACTGCAGAAAGAAGAAGcactatatattatatgtaatttgaaaaagcaaaagaaaaaagaaaaaaaatatttgggtaattagaaaatatgaaaccgtatagaatttaaatgaaattgtgAAAAGAATTTATCAATCATATATTTGAGATAAATAATCCAAATGACAATCACAATTAATGATAACTTTGAAAGTCATAtattatcttaatttatttaaaaataaaaaataaaattaccaacaaaaagaaaatctacAAGTAACACATTATTTTTCTAGAGTTTGCATGTTCTTTGAATAtctttggagttttttttttttttttttttttttttttttttttttttgggtttatatCTTTGGAGGTTGATATAACGTCTATTGGGATTCAGGAATTGCTAACACAGTCTCAAGACAAATACCATAGGCAGTCAATGAAGACGTCAAGGTCTTCTTCAACGTTTATAGTGCGTATTACATTTGGACACTCGTTGGCTATATCGTTATGTAAAACTGTGTTTAATTTCCATTTGAACCGACTAAAAAAGTCATTTTCACTCTCCGAATCACGAACAACGTCAAGACGTATAGACTCAATAAACATTTTTCATCAACCTCTTTGAAATGACATTTTTAGGAAACTCAGCTCCATATATGCGACTGTCCATCTGTATCAAAGTTGAAACTTCCATACTCCGTATACCTGGTGTTCAAGACACACATTTATATAAATGAACATCATTGTTTTTTGTTATGACAATAATTTCTCAGTTCTTgctgctttctttctttttttattttttattattattattattatttttattttgcttcaatAGCCTATTTATGAAGTacatttgaattcaaaatatatCATTGCCAAACAATTGCAAAAGTTGTCTTTTTACATTTTATCCATTGTCCGAAATCcatatattcaatatatataagtatttttttattaggtaAAATGGATGTTTCTTAGCAACGCCAGTTAGTTCAGATAGTTCAGCACCTGTTCTCCTTAAACAAGGTCTCAAGTTTGAGTTATGTGAATAGAAAAAATTGACATTGGGAGCAAAGCTGGGAGAGCTTTACATCCTTATGGTCCGACCCGGCTCGACCCGGATTAGTGGGGATCAGTGACCACCGGAAAGATAGAGTCTGTGGCTTAATGATCCCGGAAAAGATGGGATCCACCGAGGAtctaagacccaaaaaaaatggaTGTTTCTTACCTATAATTGTTGGATTTTTCTGTTTACAGGGGAAGGCTGGACAAACAGAAAATTGGCCGACtcatttttttatctgtttcaACTTAATTATTTGGAGCTAAAGCTAAAATCAAGCTAACATATTCGTTGATGTGTTGGTGAGCATTTCTCTTCCGTTCTCTCAGCACTAACTCATCCAAATTTTCATGCTTCATCCAGCTTTATTCtgtatttccatttttctttgtttggccGCGATTTGTTTTACCTTCCAAATGATTATATTTATCACCTTCTTCAATGAATCCAAACTGAAGAAACAAGTGAGTAAAGAGTAGAGAGAAGAAGAACCTAATATTGACGTAGAAGTAGAAATTAGGAGATGGAAGAACAGGGGATGCacaattctttatttatttattttttttattttttttacagttTAGTTCGGGATTCTCTATGATCTTGGATGAATTGAAGCGAACATCCTAATTTGGTCATataaaatttggatttcaaaTAAAACGAAAACTAATATAacatgtagaaaaaaaaaaaaaatctaacaatcATATAAATCCACAAAAGTTtgcactttattttttttaaatatagtaactccatttttttaatttttaaaatttaaataataaatttcaattgGTTAACATTTTTCACAATTTAATTGATTGGAATGTTAATGGTGCAactaaaataaacttttttttagctACTAAACTAAATTATAAACGGGTTATACAAAAAGAActattatataaaatgaatgttatttaaaatctaattttatatgcatatgaacAAAATTTATAACTACTAGGATGTATCATCAATTTATCCAAGATTATATAGAATCCCTTCTCAATTTAACGAAACCCAATTTTAAACAATagtgttttttcaaatatatatatatatacataaatatactgAGGTTGCTATCTAGGAATtctaaatttgaataaaatttaaaatttcaatattgatgTTGAATCTCATGATCAAGATTATATTTagattagtttaaaaaaaaaaaaaaaggttataattAAGTTCTTAAAAAATTCACGTGATCTCATTCTATTCTCTTTCACTCACTTTAGATCTCTCCACTGTTTCATCTTCCTCCAAAATGATGCCATCGTCAATTAAACTTCATTGGCTTGCAATAATCCTAAACAAAAAGTTTCATATATGTCTACTTCTCATCATATGATTTTATATCTAAAATAACAATTCTAAAGAGTGATGATTAAATATACTTTATATAATTAatgtgaaagtttttttttttttttttggaacatttACGTATTCAGGATACATATCCAACCATAGGGGCAAAAACACAATCCGATAATCTTAATCGGTTCTTATCAGAATGGATTATAGAGTTTTAACTATACTGTACTTTTGGTCAATAGTAATATGGAAGGTGATAGATTTGTGAACATTTGACAgaagaagagaaaggaaaaggaaaaatagagtGAAAGCATGTAAAAGGGACAACGGGCGTAGAAGatggaaacaaagaaaagaaagaggcaAAGTACTTCAGCAAAGATTATAAGCGGGAGAGCTAAGGGCCTAGGTTGAGACTGAGCCGTCCTTACCCACCACTTGTTTCTCTTCCAACCCACCACCTCCTCCACTTTCTCTTCATTCTTGCAACTTCAATTAGATTCAAATGTTTGGAAAATACCCAACCTTTATATCATATATAGTCATGCTGCAAAAGGGGACTTTTTGCTACTAAGAATGGTGTCTCCATTTATGAGGTACCGGTCTGGATCAGTGGCTGTAGAGGGACGAAGGCATCGAATTTTTGAAGAAGAGAAAACAGTTGAGAGGTTTGAGGCATTgagagagaaaaggaaaataagagGTCACGTGATGTCTAAAATCTAATTCTAATCTTGACCGTCAGGGAGAATCCAACAGTTAATTTTAAACTCCTGGATATTAGTATGATACAGAATTCCTGGATAAAAACTTCACtgtacgtacatatatatatatatatataaaagaacagAGTTACAATGGAGATTTTCTAATAATATAATCAACTTTCCACTTTCAACAAGAAAAAATGAGATTTTTCTTACAATATAAATACAATCAACTTTCCACTTTCAACtttcaagaagaaaaatataacctatttttctttcctcttttttctACTACACTTTATCTTAGCCTACGGCTGAGTAAAGGTATCTCTCCTACCACACGCTGCAACAAACAGGTTAGCTACATTTTTTCCCATATCTTGTTAGAAAACTGCATTTCATTCAGATATAAGTCATAACTGCAAGAGCAAAGAGTTCCGACACTTCAAACGCATCTTCAGACCGCAGTCTATGACCAAACAATCCTGTCAACAAAACCGCACAAGTCACAGAGGCACAGAAAAGACGTTTTTTCCCAATAATGTTTGCCACTTCAATCAACTTCAACTGCCAGGGAACTTCATCAGCTCCACCTTCCGTTAGTTTATTACCCAATTGGGTCCTCATTCCAACTGCAGTAACCATCATCTTGTTGCATAATCCATATTGGAGTTTTGCTCCATGAAGAACAGTTCCAGAAAGAAGGAAAGGTTTTTGGGGATTTACCATAACCAGCTCACTCTTACCAGTTAAACTGGATTCATCGATTAGCATAGAGAACCCAGAAACAAATAGTCCATCTGCAGGAACTAGGTCTCCAATAGATAGATGCACAATATCGCCCGGAACCAAGTCACATCCTGAAATTTTCTTCTCGTATCCATTTCTTGTAACCATAGTATCAATATTCTTTGTCTGCTTGGACCTTAATGATTGGCCATAACCTTTTATCGCTCTGCCAAAGACAACCAACAAGATGCATGCAACAGCTCTGAGGCCATCATCCGCCCCCCTTGGCCATCCTTCCGTTGCTATGCCAACTAGCAAAGACACAAAAGCACACAATCCCAGGATCCTAAAAGTCATGTCTTGAAGGGCTTTCCGAACAAACACCCCTACACCCTGAGGTTCATTACCTGAAAATTTATTGATACCATAAATCTCTTGTCTGTGCTTCCCTAAATCATGATCATCAGCAAGCCCATTTTCAATTGATGTGGAAAGCTTTTTCGCAATTCCAGCCACCCCACCATGAAATTGGAGCTTCTTTGTATCATGCTTTTTGACAATGGATGCCAATTCATCAGCACAAATCTGAAAGCCTGCAGCTTCAACTTCCCCAGGTACAGTGTACTCACTTGGCTGCGCACCTGCACACATCGAATGAGTCACTGGAAAGAAGTTACATATAAAATACAGTTTATCTTAATGCCAAAGAAGCTAATCGTACCTTGAAGAAATTGCAATGCAGCTTTTGAAACCAAAACAGCAATCCGTAACTTCTCCTATAATGttccaaacaaaaagaaaatcagtACTCTAGACAAAAGATCAGCATATGAAATTCAGGTACAATAATTACAcagccaaaataaaaaaaatcattgccaATCATTAGTATTCTACTGATTCACTTGCCAGTACAAGTAGCATTTTGTATAGCTGAAAATTAGTTTGTTTAAAATCTGTTTAAGCGCATGCTCTGTTAGTTCCTTACTAGCAGTGATACAAAATAGAAATACTAGGAACCCATATATGATTATATCTAACACATTATTTGAGCTTAATAATTGTGAAAACttcttaaaaagagaaaaaaaaataaaataaaaaaattgggttACAGAATTACAGAATCGATTACTATGATATAGATCTAACACATTATTTGAGTTTAACAAAAAAGGGTTTACATGTTAGATAAAAGAAATGACAAACTAATCAACTCGATTACTACGCTATAGAGCTAGGAGATCGTACAACAAGTAACACCGAAAAACCCATAGCGATAAACTCCGATTCCCGACTTAATTAATCAACATTAATTGGCAAGAAGCCATTTGGAAAGagagttaaataaaaaaaaacctgaCTGGAGCGGCGGATAGCAGCTTGTTCGTCGCGCTGGCAAAGATTGGAGGTGAAGCGAAACCTTCTCCTAGGGTTCTTCACAATGCTACATGCCTTCCTCCATCTCTGAAGCGCCTCCGACGACGGCGAGTACTCTTCCTTCATTTCTCCCCCAAAATTCTCACTCAAATAGCTCTCCATCTTCCACTTTTGTTTGCTGAAAGTTACAGGATCGCCAATGGATTATCTTTGTCTCCAATCGATGACTTTTTATGGGGGAGGAAAGGGGGTTTTAGAGAATCCGTTTCTtctgtaattatttattttatttatttttggattaccACAACAATTTTTAATCGAAGGGTAGGGGACGAAGAATCTCCAACTCACCACTCTCACAAGTATGAACACGAGTGTGACTAGTAAAGGTACAGGCAAGCTTTGCCCATGGAAAGAATGAAGGTTGTGAATTTTGTGCTCGGCCCATtacgtaatttttttatttttttatttttattttttgtttttttttcgtATGTACCTCCCAgtcacattttattttgttactgAGCAAGCAGATgcatttgaaattattaattaatacttattacatttacaataaaattgaaTCCAGTGTAATATATGAATTTGTAGAATGAGCTAAATTAAATGAACAATTATTAGAACAAAGCACAACTAAAAtcacaatttatttcatttttttatttggttccgcattaaattaatttaataaacaatattgGAGTTAATAGTTATTCattgaattaaaataataataataataagtatatgTAACCATAggtataattgatttttaaaataatgaagaATGATTGGAGTTCCTGAGAGGAGTCAGTTGTAGAGATGAATTGGCGGGCAAATCTCCCTTGGCAGTGAGCTTAATTATTCTTATTTGCCTTGCCAACTGTCAAATGCCAAAGAAATAATTGCCCTGTCTCATGTTTATTAAGCTTTGTTAATCACACAATGTTGATGGTTCATATGATTATATAGGCGATGAAAAAGCTCTGGAATTAGCCATGCAAAATAGGATATTCTCTAtaggatatttttttattattattattattattttgaaatgagTCCTCTTATTCATTTTATGGAAATCaaatataaccattaaaaaacaaaatatatatatatatatatatattaaacttttgAGTTTTACTATTTTATCATTGCTGGTGGTAACCATTTATGAATTTGTGacataaaaattgttaatttgttacatttaattatatatatgtatgttttaattttttaaactaaaagtctaatataaaaaaataaatttttttaaacatccaATTTAACTATCACATGGCATGTGAATTCCAATTGTGACAAATAACatcttttaaacattttattatcaTAGACAATATCTActccaaatgatatatataacaaatatatgagAGGCttatttatatctaaaattTTACTAGATCTTCTTTGACCATGTAGCACTTAATTTTAATCTTCAGTTAGCTTACTATACTCAGCATTTGAGTCAATTATGATTTCTGAAAATGCAAGCAACGATGTCAAGTTGTCAATGACAAACAATCAGAATGGAGCTAAGTTTATGCTACATATGATTGTTTTATATTATGGGATGCTTATACCAATAAAAGAATTTACATTTTtcgttgctttttatttttaataatccattttcttttgctttttattattttgtatataataaatTCAATGATCAGAACATTTTTAATCAAAACTTTTATTAGAAATTGCCGCATTAGTCATTGCTAATGGAATGTTTTAGGGCTTTTTGTTAAACTGGTAAATTAAagtaatacaataataatataaaagtcCATAAATTTATTGATTCGATATAacaatatagtaaaaaaataattgaaagaaaatgaaaattaggTGCGATTTAGTAACTTAGTTGGTTTTTGTTACCAGTATAATATGGATATGTtacttgaaatataataattccaGTTCTCTTTttgatcaataaataataatattcaaatgaAACAGATAACTTTAatggttgaatatttttatttatacctATAAAAATACGAATTTgaatcataaaaaagaaaaattttaaataggttGTAATTAGATGAAttgttcaaaaattaaaataatagtaataataataataatccgcTTTAATCGATTGAAGTGTTAAAGTTGCAACTAACTAAAATATAAATGggtcataaaaatttaaagaaaaaatagaatacaaatggATGCAATTTAAAATCTAATACTATAAAtggtataaaattttataactagATTTTTACATCATTTTATCCAAGTTGTATTACAAAGAATCCCAAATCtatttaacaaatttaaaaggCATATTCAATCTAGtttttaaataacttttattaGCTTTTTTAAGTGattaaattttgcaattttataaaattatagaaaactcTTACtgacttttataaatttcattttaaactCTTACtgacttttataaatttcatgTTAAGGTGTTGTAAtagatatttataaattttgattgacttctaaatataatataaaatttacaataacaaaattatattttcttgttattataaaaatattattcttaaaaggtagaaagaaattataaattatcttaaaaatgaaaaattagttataaaaatatcagtGAAAGTTCATAGagataaaaattcattttactttttgtaCATGCTAAGcataagtataaaaaaataataataattagtacAAGTAGCTGGCCATTTGCCCAAATCACAAATTCATTATACTACggtttgtatgtatatacaatAGTCAAttatttccttaaaataaaaaaaataaaaaaacaacaatgCTTGTTTGTTTAAGAacatataataaagaaaaaaaaaataggacacAAAGAATTACCACAGACTATAAATTCGAACATTTTTTAGATAAAGCCGAATTAGAACTTTAGaaagataaagtaaaataaaataaaaacagcatgaagaaaattaatgaataaaaatgaTGTAAGTGTGAAGTGtacatatttatttgataaagtAAATGAAACaaagtattattaattatttattaatattttcgtATTTATTTATACCAGTatgaaaatgaggaagaaaactTGGGCGCATTCTCAAGTCTTTATAAGTTTTTAAAGTTGGAAGGAAGGCAAAATGCGTGAAATGTTAAATGTTTTGAAAAATCTACAAATATTTTGGAGGTGAGTAGGAAagaatttgtaaaataaatatttccattttttaatcaaaagtcTAAAAAGTCTAACCCTTTAAAAGTGAATAAAAATCATTGACAATTTGAATATCCTGACTTTTACTGATTTTTAAAAGCTTTTGATTGAATATAAAAGCTTTTGATTGAATATACAATGATTTTGAAATAGACATTTTAAAtgtcattaaaatttatattgaatatccttaatttttaatttttatagagtTTTTGAAAGTCTATATCAAATACATTAACCTTTTTAATTCCAcaaaaatctataaatatactTCAAAATCAAGATTGAATACAACCTTCTTAAACAATACAATAGTGTTACAAGCCGAGAAGTATCAAtacgaaaataataaaatcaacttTCTATTTTTCTACCTTCTTTTCCTACGTAGCCTACGTACACGACAGAAGGTACCTCTGCAACAAACATGCTAACCTCTTTGTCTTCATATGTTGTCAAATGCCTTGTTTCACAACTGCAACAGCAAAGAGTTCCAACAATTCCAATACGTCAACTTCAGACTGCAGTTTATGACCAAACAATATCGTCACTAAAATTGCCCAAGTcacagagaaaaagaaaagacgtTTATTCCCAATAATGGTTGCTATTCTAATTAACTTCAACTGCCAGGGAGCTTCTTTAGCTCCACATCCTATCAGTTTGTTACCCAATCGGGTTCTCATTCCAACTGCGGTGACCATCATTTTGCCGCATGATTCGTCTTTGACTGGTGTCCCACAAAGACAAGTTCCAGAAAGAAGGAAAGGATTTTGGGAATTCACCACAACCTTACTCTTACCAGTTAAACTGGATTCATCAATTAGCATAGAGGATTCAGAAATAAATAGTCCATCGGCAGGAACTTGGTCTCCAATAGACAGATGTACAATATCACCTGGAACTAAGTCGTATACTGGAAGTTTCCACTTGTATCCACTTCTTGTAACCAGAATAGGAATCTCCTTTGTCTGCTTGGAACTTGATGATTGGCGATATCCACTTAATGCTCTGCTAAAGACAACCAACAAGATGCAAGCAAGGGCCCTGAAGCCATCATCTGCCCCATCTGGCCATCCATGCACTGCTATGTCAATTATCAAAGACAGAAAAGCAAACAGTCCGAGGATCATAAAAGTAATGTCTTGAAGGGCATTCCAAACAAATACCCCAAAACCTTTAGGTTCATCCTCTGAAAATTCATTGATCCCGTAAATCTCTTGTCTGCGCTTTATTGAATCATGATTATCAGCAAGCCCGTTTTCAATTGACGTGGAAAGCTTTTTCGCAACTCCAGCCACCCCGCCATGAAATTGGAGCTTCTTTGTATCATGCTCTTTGACAATGGATCCCAATTCATCAGCACAAATCTG
It encodes:
- the LOC125419893 gene encoding calcium-transporting ATPase 2, plasma membrane-type, producing the protein MESYLSENFGGEMKEEYSPSSEALQRWRKACSIVKNPRRRFRFTSNLCQRDEQAAIRRSSQEKLRIAVLVSKAALQFLQGAQPSEYTVPGEVEAAGFQICADELASIVKKHDTKKLQFHGGVAGIAKKLSTSIENGLADDHDLGKHRQEIYGINKFSGNEPQGVGVFVRKALQDMTFRILGLCAFVSLLVGIATEGWPRGADDGLRAVACILLVVFGRAIKGYGQSLRSKQTKNIDTMVTRNGYEKKISGCDLVPGDIVHLSIGDLVPADGLFVSGFSMLIDESSLTGKSELVMVNPQKPFLLSGTVLHGAKLQYGLCNKMMVTAVGMRTQLGNKLTEGGADEVPWQLKLIEVANIIGKKRLFCASVTCAVLLTGLFGHRLRSEDAFEVSELFALAVMTYI
- the LOC107424939 gene encoding calcium-transporting ATPase 2, plasma membrane-type, translating into MESYMNEAFLAVKAKHSSEEVLQAWRNLCGVIKNRKRRFRFTANLSKRYEAAALRRTNQEKLRSAVLVSRAASQSIQCAQPSEYTVPEEVKAAGFQICADELGSIVKEHDTKKLQFHGGVAGVAKKLSTSIENGLADNHDSIKRRQEIYGINEFSEDEPKGFGVFVWNALQDITFMILGLFAFLSLIIDIAVHGWPDGADDGFRALACILLVVFSRALSGYRQSSSSKQTKEIPILVTRSGYKWKLPVYDLVPGDIVHLSIGDQVPADGLFISESSMLIDESSLTGKSKVVVNSQNPFLLSGTCLCGTPVKDESCGKMMVTAVGMRTRLGNKLIGCGAKEAPWQLKLIRIATIIGNKRLFFFSVTWAILVTILFGHKLQSEVDVLELLELFAVAVVKQGI